Genomic DNA from Mycobacterium stomatepiae:
CGAGGACACGTTGATGATCGAGCCGCCACCAGCCTCGATCATCGGGTCGACGGCCACCCGCATGCCCAGGAATGTCCCGGTCAGGTTGACGTCAATGACCTTCTGCCACTTGGCCAGGTCAAAGCTCCGCAGCGGCCCGAGCGCGACGGTGCCGGCGTTGTTGACCAGCACGTTGAGCTTGCCGAATTCGCTGATCGCGGTGGCGACCGCTGCTTCCCACTGGTCAAGCTGCGTGACGTCGAGGTGCACGTAGCGCGCGGAGTCGCCGATCTCCTCGGCCAGCGCCTTGCCCTGGTCGTCGAGGATGTCGCCGATCACCACCTTCGCGCCCTCCTCCACGAGCAGGCGCGCGTCCTCGGCGCCCATCCCGCCGGCGGCGCCACTAATCAGTGCAACTTTCCCGTCTACCCGACCCACGTGAGGGTCTCCTTTCGATTCAGGTGGTCACCAAAGTGCTTGGTGCGTAAAGCCCTTTGCCGGTTACCAGCGGCAAGTCGAGGGTGGTCCGGATGCCCGGTGGCGCCGCGATCACCGCCGGGATGGCGTTGACGACGCGGCCCGCCGCTCCGGCGATCGCGGCGTGGTTGTGGTCACCCTTGCGGCTGCTCGGAATGATGTCAACGGCATACGACGGCTCGCCGGTGATCTCGACGCGATAGGAGCCGTCGCCGGAGGCGGGCTGGGGCAGGTCGGGGCGCAGCCGGGTGACGTGCTCGATGACGATGGCGGGGTGGCCCTTGACCATGCCGCGAATCTCGAACTGCAGCATCGCCACCGTGCCCTTGGCCACGTGGCCGATCGCGATGTCGAAGTCCTCCGGAGCCGGTTCGCGCTGGTAGGACTCGGTGATCGCGTCGACCTCGATGCCGAGGCCGGCCGCCAGCTGACGGATAGCGGTGCCCCACGCGATGGACAGGATGCCCGGTTGCAGCAGCATCGGGATCTCGTCCATGGGCTTGGCGAACCCCATGTAGTCCATGACCTCGGTGCCGTTGTACGACGCGTAGTCGTGGATCTCCATGCAGCGCACCTGCTCGATGCGCTGACAGGTCCCCGCAAGCGCGAACGGGATCAGGTCGTTGGCGAATCCCGGGTCGACGCCGCTGATGAAGATGCTCGCATTGCCTTGCTGGGCAGCATCTTCCACCCGAGCGATGTACTTGTCGGGCATCACGCCCCAGGGGAATTGCAGCAGCCCGGGCGAGGACCCGACGACGTTGATGCCGGCGGCCAGGATGCGCATGACGTCGGCCATCGCGTCGGGTAACCGGGTGTCACCCATCGCGCAGTAGACGACGCACTCGGGCTTGGCGGCGATGATGGCGTCCAGGTCGTCGACGGCCTTGATGCCGGTGACGGTGTCGGTGTCCAGGCCGACGCCGCACAGTTCGCCGGCGTCGCGGCCCACCTTCTCCGGCGTGGAGACGTTGACGCCGATCAGCTCGAACTGGGGGTTAGAGATCAGTTCGGCCAGGGCCAGGCCCCCGACATTTCCGGTGCCGACGTGCGCGACGCGGATCACCATGACAGTCTCCGTCCCTTGCGGCCAGGAAAGCTTTTCTAGACACTAGTCCATAACTTTCGGGGCGCCGATAGGGCTGGACCTAACCGCGGCGCTGGCGTTAACCGCAGCCAGGCAGAATGGAACGCCGATGACTCAGCACGAAGATGTCCAATTCACCTCCGGCGACGACCGGATCAGCGGCTGGCTCTATCGACCGGCCACCGTGGGCGATGCGCCGCTGTTGGTGATGGCCCACGGCCTGGGCGCGGTGCGCACCATGCGCCTCGATGCCTACGCCGAACGGTTCAGCGCCGCCGGCTACGCCTGTCTGGTCTTCGACTACCGCAACTTCGGTGACAGCGAGGGTCAGCCGCGCCAAGTTCTCGACATCGACTTGCAGCTCGCCGACTGGGCCGCCGCAGTGGCCTATGCCCGCACGCTCGACGGCGTCGACCACAATCGAATCGCGTTGTGGGGCACGTCTTTTGGGGGTGGGCACGTGATCACCACCGCGGCCCGGCTGCCGGGGATCGCCGCCGCCGTCGTGCAATGCCCGTTTACCGACAGCCTCGCCTCGGCGCGCACCATCTCCCATCCGTGGGCGACCGCGCGCATCGCCGGGCGGGCGATCCGCGACGTCATCGGTGCTCGGCTGGGACGCCCCCCGGTGATGATCGCGACGGCGGGCCATCCCGGGGACGTCGCGTTGATGAATACGCCCGACTCCTACCCGGGCTACCTGCGGCTGGTCCCGGACGGCGTCGAGCTGCGCAACGAGATCGCGGCCCGCATCACGATGAAAATCTTCACCTACCGGCCCGGCCTGCTGACCGCGAAGATCGGCTGCCCCATCCTGTTCTGTGTGTGCGAATACGACTCCCTGGCCCCCGCCGACGCCACCTTGCGCCACGCCGCCAAGGCGCCGCGCGGCGAGGTACACACCTACCCCGAGGGGCATTTCGCGATCTACGTCGACGACGCGTTCGAGCGGGTCGTCGGCGATCAGCTCGCGTTCCTCGACAAGCATCTGAAATCTGAGTAGTCCTACGCTGTCCGGCGAGCGTTCGCTTTCGCATGCTGGAACACATGGAAATTCCCAATGGCATGTCGAAGAACACCGCCGCCTTTTTCATTCAGGCCGCCGTCGCTTTCGGAGTCAGTTTCGTCAGCGCGCTCGGCGGAATCCTCTACCTCCCGCTCGACTCATGGCAGCGGCTGTTCCTCGGTATCACCGTGTTGTTCCTCGTCTCGAGCGCCTTCACGCTGGCCAAGGTGATCCGCGATCACCAGGAGGCCGCGACCGTGCGGGTGCGTCTGGACGAAGCACGCATGGAGAAGCTGTTCGCCGAACACAACCCGTTCACCACCGCGACCTGATCCTTGGGTGAGCCCGCGCCGGGCCGTCGCCGACTTATGCTGGGCCCGATGACGCGCCCCGATCCCGATCCGACGACGCCGCTATGGCGTGCGGCGCAGGTATTTCGGCTGCTGAGTTGCCTTTACGCGCTGGGCTTCCAGATCGCCATCAATCCAGACCTGCGCCGGCCCGCGCTGGGCTGGGTGCTGTTCGCGGTGCTGATCGGCTGGAGCGCGGCCTGCGCGATCGCCTACTTGCGCGGGTTCGGCCGAAAGCCGGCGTGGGTGGTCGCCGAGCTCGTGATCGTCGTGGCCCTGATGTGGTCCAACAGGGTCATCACGTTCGAGCACTGGGCGTCGGAAAACCAGACCTGGCCGACGACGTTGTGGGCCAGCAATCCCACCATCTCGGCCGCGATCCAGTTGGGCCCGGTTCGCGGGATGTTGACCGGTCTGGTGGTGATGGCCACCAATTTCGCCGTCAAGAACTACTTCGACCTCAACATGACGCACAACGCCTCGATCATCATCGAACTGGCGATCGGCATGGCGATCGGACTGGCCGCCCAAACCGCGCGACGCGCCCACGCCGACCTGCAACGCGCCGCGCAACTGTCCGCCGCGGTTCAAGAGCGCGAGCGGCTGTCGCGCGAGGTGCACGACGGCGCCATCCAAGTGCTGGCGCTGGTCGCCAAGCGCGGCCACGAAATCGGCGGACCCACAGCAGAATTGGCTGACCTCGCCAGCGAGCAGGAACGCGCGCGACGGCGCTGGGTCACCTCCACCGGCATCGACGAGTACGGGGACCGCGCCACGATCGACCTGCGCACGCTGCTGCGCCACCGCGAATCCGATCGCGTATCGCTGAGCTTGCCGGGGACGCCGGTGACCCTGCCCCGCCGGGTGGCCGCAGAGCTGGCCGCCGCCGTGGGCAACGCGCTGGACAACGTGAGCGCGCATGCGGGCGCGGGCGCCCACGCGTTCGTGCTGCTGGAAGATCTGGGCGATTCCGTCACGGTCAGCGTGCGCGACGACGGTGTGGGTATCGCCGACGGCCGGCTGCAAGAAGCCGCCGAGCAGGGGCGCCTGGGGATCTCGAAATCGATTGTGGGACGGCTGGAGTCGCTGGGCGGCAGCGCGCTGCTGCGCAGCGGTGCGGGTGAGGGCACCGAATGGGAGCTGTCCGTGCCGCGCGACGGGGGGACCAAATGACCGACGACACTGCGGCAACGGTGATGGTGGTCGACGACCACCCGATCTGGCGTGACGCCGTTGCCCGCGACCTTGCCGACGACGGATTCGACGTCGTCGCCACCGCCGACAGCGTGGCCGCCGCCCGGCGCCGGGCGGCCGTGGTCAAGCCGGACGTGGTGGTGATGGACATGCGCCTGTCCGACGGCGACGGTGCGCAGGCGACGGCCGAGGTGCTGGCGGTCTCACCCGAGACTCGGGTGCTGGTGCTGTCGGCCTCGGACGAACGAGACGACGTCCTGGAGGCCGTCAAGGCCGGCGCCACCGGCTACCTGGTCAAGAGCGCCTCGAAAGCCGAACTGGCCGAGGCCGTCGCGGCCACCGCCGCAGGGCGGGCCGTGTTCACCCCCAGCCTGGCCGGACTGGTGCTGGGCGAATACCGCCGTATCGCCCAGAGCAAGAACACCGGGCCGGCCGGCCCCAGCTTGACCGAGCGCGAGACCGAGGTGTTGCGCCACGTGGCTAAAGGACTGTCGGCTAAGCAAATCGCCGAACGCCTGTCGTTGAGCCACCGCACCGTCGAAAACCACATCCAGGCGACCTTCCGAAAGCTGCAAGTCGCCAACCGCGTGGAGCTGACCCGCTACGCCATCGAACACGGCCTCGACGGCGGCTCCTAAGCCTGATACGGCTTAGGAGCCGAAAGACTCAGGGCCACAGTCGATATCGTGGTCAGCAGCGCGTAAGCGAAGACGCTCCACGACACCGCATCGGTGGGCAGCCCGGCCATCTCCTTGCCGAACACCAGTGGGGCCGAGACGATATGCGTCACCAGCAGTAAGCCTGCCAGCAATCCCGACACGGATGCCACCAGGCTGAACCAGACGCCGGCACGGCGGCGGCACATTAGCAGGACCGCGCCGACGAACAAGCCCGCAGCCGCGACGGCTTCGAGCAACCCCACGACGAGCAATCCCATCCCGGTCGGTGCCGCGAGCAGTAGTGGCGACAAGAACCCAAGGCCGCGAACCAGTTTCGTCAATTCGAGGTCGCAGGCGACAAAGCCCAGTCCGTTGACTGCGGCCCCGGCGAGGCAGAGCAGTGCGATCGCGACCGTCGCGGCCGACTGCGGCAGGGACTTCACGGCCGCGCCCGACCGGCCGCGGCGAGTGCCCGAGCGCCCAGCAGGGCGGTCACCATCGTCGCGACGCACATCAGTCCATTGTCCTTGAGGCCCCACTTGATCGACGCCAGCGTCGCCACGCCCGCTATGCACAGCAGCAGCCCGGCGGCCAGACCCCGGCCGACCGAGGTGATCACCGCAGCGCCGTCCCAGCCGGCCAGCGGGTTGTTCTCCAGCGGCCGCAGCACCAGGAACAGCACCGCCACCATCGCGGCCATCAGGAGCGGTTGCATCACGCTAATGGCGAGGTAGTCCGGCTGGCCGGGGTAGCGCGGATGACCGGTCAGGTCGAACAGCAGGTGCATGCCGAGTAGCGCGGGCATGTGCCACAGGTACAGCGTCATCGCACCGGAGTTGCCGAGCGCGGTCCACCACCACACGCGTGGCCGCTGCGCCCATCGGGTGATCGCGGGCATCGCGGCGATCGCCAACGCGCTCAGCACGATTGCGTGCCCGGCCTGCAGCAGCGACGGCGGGCTGGTGTTGGAAAGACCGTGATGCCCGGTGCCGACCAGACTGACTTCGTACGGACCCAAGCACACCAGGGCGAGGTCGACCGCGAACGCGACCGCCGCTGTTACCAGTGCGGCACGCCCGGTGAGCAGCCCGCGTCGGTAAGCGACGCCGAACATGGCCGGGATCAGCCAAACCGCCATGTTGAGATACCCCAGCGCCGACGCTGCGGGCCAGTGCAGTCGGGTGACGTCGATCAGGGCGATCGTCGCGTAGACCGCACCCACCCCCGCGACTAAACGGGTGCGGGTGGTGATCCGGGCCAGGGCCGGCATCGCGGCCAACACCAGCACGTAGGCACCCAGGAACCACAGCAGCTGAATACTGACGCCGGCGATGGGCTCGTAGATGTGCTGGGGCAGAAAAGGATACAGCAGGGTGAGCGCGACCGCCCAGAACCCGAGATAGTAGAAGACCGGCCGGAACAGCCTGGTGCAACGTTTCATCAGCCAGCCGCCCCAGTTGGTGCCGGGCCGCCAGGACAACAGGCTCGCCGCGGCACCGGCGAAGAAGAACAGCGGCATGATCTGGAGGACCCAGGTGAGAGCCTGAAACACCACCGAGGTGGTCAGCAGGTTGTCCCAGATGAGCACGTGGTTACGGATGACGCTGATCGCCATCACGGTATGACCGGTCACGACGCCGATCAGGGACACGATGCGGATGACGTCCAGGGCGCGGTCGCGGTCGGCCGGGGTTTGGGCGGCCAGTTCGGCGGGGGTGGGAAGTGGTTGCACCCACAAAGCATCGCGAGCAGCGGGCGCCGAAACCCGTGCAGTTCTACGCGTTAAGCCTGAGTAGTTCTACTCAAACCGCTACGACCCGAGCGGGGATTCCGTGCGGATCGACTCGTCGCGGATCAGGCCGCGCAGCAGCGCGGTGCTGAACTCGGCGGCGATTTCCTTGGCGCTGCGCCGTCCGTCGGGACGCAGCCACCGATAGGCCCCCAGCGTCATACCGATGTAGCCCAGCGCCACCACGTGGGTGTCGCATTCGAAGAACTCGCCGCTGGCGATGCCGCGGCCGATCAGGCCGTGCACATGCTCGTAGACCTGGGATTCTTTCTCCCGGACCTCGGCGACCTGCTCCTCGGTGAACCACTCGGTGATGTAGGGCGCCTCCTGGAAGTACACCGCAGCACCCTCAGGGTTCCCGGCGATGTTGGTCAGCAGCCGGACGGTGTATTGGTAGAGCGCCTCGCGGGCCGTCCAGGACGGATCGTCGTGAACAGCTTGCAAGGTGCTCTCGGCGGCCTGGCGGTAGATGTCGAACAGGATCAGCGACTTGCTGGCGTAGTAGTGGTAGACCGTGGCCTTATTCAGGCCGATGACGTCAGCGACGTCGTCCATCCGGGTGCCGTGGTAGCCGCGAGCGGCGAACAGCTTGGTGGCAACGGCCAGCAACTCCTCGCGGCGCGTCAACCCGTTGCGGGTGATGCTCTCGGATGACATCTCTACTCACTATCGTCGCTGCAGGCGGGGCCGCATGGGTAAGGTTTGCGGCCCGGTCTAGGCAAAGTACCAATCAACTGGTTGAACAGTTTAGAGGTATCGATCCCTGTCACACCGGCGCGGATGCGACTAGACTGGAAAACTCGAACTAGTCGCGAGTACAGAGGTGGGGCGATGGATCCGAGTCCGGATTACGACGGCAGCGACAAAATCGAATTCTTCATGAAGTACTTCACCTGGGGCCTGCGCGGGGTTCAGGACGGAAACGGTTACCCGCCGCCCGCCTACCCACCCGTCTAGACGGACTTTTTCGCGTCCCGAACAAATTGCGGTTCCGCCCGCCCAGCCGACGCACGCGGCTCAATGTCGAATTACAGAATCGCTTTGCGCTGCACACTAATTGGGCCCACGTGTGGTCGTCCCGATAACGCCGGTTTTCATCGTGCGGCCGCGCGGTTTGGGCTGCGGTCCCGATGCCGCACCACCTCGCCGAAACTAGCGTGAGGACGATGGACCCCAGTCCGGACTACGACGCCAGCGACGAAATCGAATTTTTCATGAAGTACCTGACCTGGGGCTTGCGCGGGGTCGAAAACGGCCAGGGGTACCCACCACCGGCGTATCCGCCGGTGTAGCGCCGGTTAGCCGCGGTAGGCGACGTCGAGGCGTTTGACGCCGTTGATCCAGCCCGATCGGAGTCGTTGCGGTTCGGCGAGCTTGGTGATGTCGGGTAATTGCTCGGCGAGCTCGTCGAAAATCAACTTGATCTCCATGCGGGCCAAATTGGCGCCGATGCAGAAGTGCACCCCATTGCCGCCGAAACTCAGGTGCGGGTTAGGATTGTGCAAGACGTCGAATTGGAACGGGTTGTCGAAGACGTCTTCGTCGAAGTTGGCCGAGCTGTAAAACAGCCCCACCCGCTGACCTTCCCGCACGGTGACGCCGCCCAGTTCGACGTCGGTAAGGGCGGTGCGCTGAAAACAATGCACGGGGCTGGCCCAGCGGATGATCTCGTCAACCGCGGTGGCCGGCCGCTCCCGCTTGAACAGCTCCCATTGTTCCGGGTTGTCCAGAAACGCGTTCATCCCATGTGTCATGGCGTTGCGAGTGGTTTCGTTGCCGGCCACGGCCAGCAGGATGACGAAGAACGCGAATTCGACGTCGCCCAGCGCATCCCCGTCGATGTCGGCTTGGATCAGGCGCGTGACGATGTCGTCGGCCGGGCAGCGGCGCCGCTCGTCGGCCATGTTGTAGGCGTAGGCCATCAGCTCGGCATTGGCGGTGGTCGGGTCGGCGTCGAAGTCCGGGTCATCGGTGTTCATGATCGCGTTGGTCCAGTCGAACAACTTCGCACGATCCACCTCCGGCACCCCAATCAGGTCGGCGATCGCCAGCAGGGGCAGCTTCATCGCGATGTCGTCGACGAAGTCGCCGTCGCCCTTGAGCGCGGCGGTGCGCACGATCTCCTTCGCCGCCCCGGCCAGCTTCTCCTCGAGCCCGCCGATCGCACGCGGGGTGAAGAGCCGTGACACCAGCTTGCGCAGCCGGGTGTGCTCGGGCGCGTCGTCGTTGATCAGCAAGGCCTTGGTCAGCTCGAGCTGGTCAGCGGTGACCCCTTCGGGCAGGCGCATGACCGCGCCCTTGCGGTTGGTCGACCACAGGTGGCTGTCTCTGGAGACGGCCTTGACGTCCTCGTGGCGGCTGATCACCCAATAGCCGCCGTCGTCGAAGACCGATTCGGGCTGCGCGTTCCACCAGGCCGGCGCCGTGCGGCGCAGCTCGGCGAATTGGGTGACCGGAAGGCCCGCCAGCAATACGTCGGGATCGGTGAAATCGAAATTCTCTCCGAACGGACACGTCGTCATTGTCATGTCGTCTCCTTTGATCGTGACGCCGATCATACATCCAATTGCAAGACGTATGACCTGCCACGGACGCGCGCGTCGGATATCGTCGCGGTGTGCGGACCCGCGGATGGGGCGGCAGCGTGCCGGCCAGCGACGAGGAGGCGGTGGCGCGCATCCTATCCGCCACCCGCCAAACCATCGACGAGCGCGGCGATCAGATCACGTTGGCCGATGTCGCGCGCACGCTGAACGTGACCCGGCAGACGATCTATCACTACTTCGCCTCGACCGACGAGCTACTCCAGGCGACCGCGCTAAGCGCGACCGCCGATTTCATGGACCACCTCGCGACGGCGCTGAACGGGATGACCGAACCCGCGGCCGCGCTGATCGAGGGCATCTGCCTGACCTTGGAACGCTTGCCGAAAGACCCCTACATCGGCCTCTTGCTGCGGGTGTCGCGCACCGGGGCCTTCGCCGAACAGGTCACCGTGACCAACGAGACCGCCCGCGTGCTGGGCCGCTCGATCTTGGACCGCCTCGACGTCGACTGGTCCGCATACGCTCCCCAGGCGATCGAAGACATCCTGCAGATCGTGTTGCGCACGTTGCAGTCGTTCATCCTGTCTCCGCCAACCGCGGACGGCACGGAATTGCGCCGGCTGCTCGGCATATGGATCGGCCCCGTCGTCGCGGCGCTGCCACGCCGCTAGAGCGCCTTGAGCTCCTCGGCCACCGCGGTCACCGACTTCTTCGCGTCGCCGAACAGCATGCTGGTGCCCTCGCCGTAGAACAGCGGGTTGTCGATTCCGGCAAACCCCGAGTTCATCGATCGCTTCAGCACGATCACCGACTTGGCCTTGTCCACGTTGAGAATTGGCATGCCGTAGATCGGGCTGGAGGCGTCGTTGCGGGCGGCCGGGTTGGTGACGTCGTTGGCGCCGATGACGATCGCGACGTCGGTGCGCGAGAACTCGTCGTTGATGTCGTCCATGTCCTTCATGGCGTCGTAATCCACCTCGGCCTCGGCCAGCAGCACGTTCATGTGGCCGGGCATCCGGCCGGCGACCGGGTGAATCGCGTACTTCACCGTCACACCCTTGTTCTCCAGCAGCGACGCCATGCCCTTGACGGCATGCTGGGCCTGCGCGACGGCCAGGCCGTAGCCCGGCACCACGATCACCTGGTTGGCGTAGGCCATCTGAATCGCGGCGTCGGCGGCCGAGGTCGCCTTCACCGTCTTATCGCCGCCGCCATCACCGGAAGGCGCCACGCCGCCCCCGCCGAAACCGCCGGCGACGATCGCGGGAATGGACCGGTTCATCGCCTTGGCCATCAGGTTGGTCAGGATCGATCCGGACGCGCCGACGATCATGCCGGCCACGATCATCGCGGTGTTGTTCAGCGCCAAACCGGCTGCGGCAGCAGACAATCCGGTCATCGCGTTCAGCAGCGAGATGACTACCGGCATGTCGGCACCACCAATCGGCAGCACCACCATCAGACCCAGCACGCCGGCGGCGGCCAGCAGGCCGATCATCCACCACAGCGGTGCTCCCCCGCTGCCCGGATGCGCATGCAGGCCGATGACCACGGCGGCGGCCACGGCCGCAATCAACAGCAACAGGTTGACTGGCTGCTGCAGACGGCCGAAGCCGATCGGCGATCCGGAGATGATTTCCTGCAACTTGCCGAACGCGATGATCGAACCCCAGAACGAGATCGACCCGATGATCGCGGCGAACAACGACGCCACCACGATGTGCACAGTCGGCGATTCGCCGTGCTGAAATGCCGAAAAGCCGCTGGTCTCAATGAACTCCGCCAGCGCGATCAGCGCGACCGTGCCACCGCCGACGCCGTTGAAGAACGCCACCAACTGCGGCATGGCGGTCATCTTGGTCATCCGCGCCGGGGGTACACCCAGCGCAACGCCCACCACCAGACCGGCGATGATCCATACCCACTGGCCCGTGTCACGGATCTTGACCAGCGTCGCCCCCACCGCCAGGGCCATGCCCACCGCGGCGATTAGGTTGCCGCGCACCGCTGTCTTGGGCCCGGTCAAGCCCATCAAGCCATAAATGAAGAGTGCGAAGGAAATGATGTAGAGGCCGATCACCAAGTAGTTCATTTGGCGGCAGGCTCCTCGTTATTGGCTTGCGGGGCAGCCTTTTTGCCCTTGAACATGCCGAGCATCCGGTCGGTGACGATGAAGCCGCCGATGACGTTCAGTGTTCCGAACACCACCGCGACGAACAAGATGATCTGCACCGCCAACGACGGGTGCTCGACCTCGCCGAACACCACCAGCGCACCGAGCACCACAATGCCGTGGATCGCGTTGGTGCCCGACATCAGCGGGGTGTGCAGCGTGTTGGGCACCTTGGAGATCACCGCGAATCCGACGAATCCGGACAACACCAGAATCGCGAGGTTCGCGAAAAGTTCGTCGTACATCTAAGAGTCCTCACGATCTTTTTGACGCGTTACGCATGATGCCGCGATGATTTCGTCGTCGAAGTCCGGGGCCAGCTTTCCGTCGGTGACCAGCAGGTCCAGCAGCGCGGTGATGTTCTTGCTGTAGAGCTCGCTAGCGTGCTCGGGCATCGTCGCCGGCAGGTTTAGCGGCGAGGCGATCGTGACGTCGTGCTTGACCACCGTGCGCCCGGGCTCGGTCAGCTCGCAGTTGCCCCCGGTTTCCCCGGCGAGGTCGACCACCACGCTGCCCGGCTTCATCGCCTCGACCGCGGCGGCGGTGACCAGACGCGGCGCGGGCCGGCCCGGGACCAGCGCCGTGGTGATCACGACGTCGAATCCGCTGATGGCCTTCTCCAGGGCCTGCTGCTGTTGTTCGCGTTCGGAGTCGGTGAGCTCGCGGGCATATCCGCCCTCACCGGCCGCGTCGATGCCGACGTCGAGCCACTGCGCCCCGACCGAACGCACCTGGTCGGCGACCTCCGGGCGCACGTCGTAACCGGTGGTGCGGCCACCGAGCCGCTTGGCCGTCGCCAACGCCTGCAGCCCGGCCACACCCACCCCGAGCACCAGCACCGTGGCCGGCTTCACCGTGCCCGCCGCGGTGGTCAGCATCGGGAAGAACCGCGTCGACTCCGACGCGGCCAGTAGCACGGCCTTGTAGCCGGACACGTTGCCCTGTGACGACAACGCATCCATCGCCTGCGCCCGTGAGATCCGCGGAATGGCCTCCAGCGCGAACGCCTGCACACCGGCGGCCTTGAGCGCGCCGATCGAGTTCTCCGCGTTGCGTGGCGCCAGGAAGCCGATCAGCGTCTGCCCGCTGCGCAGCTTGCCCACCTCGTCGGCGGTCGGCGGCGCGACCTTGACCACGACATCGGCGGACCATGCGTCCCCGATCGTGGCGCCGGCCGCGGTGTAGAGCTCGTCGGGAAGCAACGCGCGCGCCCCGGCACCGGCCTCGACCACCACCGCCACACCGCTGCTCACCAGGGAAGCGACCGCCTTCGGGACCAGAGCGACACGGCGCTCATCGGTCCCGGATTCAGCAACCACCCCGATCTTGACCGCGTCGGCCTGCGCATCTGTCATGGCGCGTACATCTACTTTCCTTAGCTCAGCTGCCTTAATGCGAACCTTGTTGAGTTGAACACCCTAGCGGCCGCTAC
This window encodes:
- a CDS encoding glucose 1-dehydrogenase, with the translated sequence MGRVDGKVALISGAAGGMGAEDARLLVEEGAKVVIGDILDDQGKALAEEIGDSARYVHLDVTQLDQWEAAVATAISEFGKLNVLVNNAGTVALGPLRSFDLAKWQKVIDVNLTGTFLGMRVAVDPMIEAGGGSIINVSSIEGLRGAPMVHPYVASKWGVRGLAKSAALELAPHNIRVNSVHPGFIKTPMTKHLPEDMVTIPLGRPGVVREVATFVLFLASDESSYATGSEFVMDGGLITDVNHKDLF
- a CDS encoding NAD(P)H-dependent amine dehydrogenase family protein produces the protein MVIRVAHVGTGNVGGLALAELISNPQFELIGVNVSTPEKVGRDAGELCGVGLDTDTVTGIKAVDDLDAIIAAKPECVVYCAMGDTRLPDAMADVMRILAAGINVVGSSPGLLQFPWGVMPDKYIARVEDAAQQGNASIFISGVDPGFANDLIPFALAGTCQRIEQVRCMEIHDYASYNGTEVMDYMGFAKPMDEIPMLLQPGILSIAWGTAIRQLAAGLGIEVDAITESYQREPAPEDFDIAIGHVAKGTVAMLQFEIRGMVKGHPAIVIEHVTRLRPDLPQPASGDGSYRVEITGEPSYAVDIIPSSRKGDHNHAAIAGAAGRVVNAIPAVIAAPPGIRTTLDLPLVTGKGLYAPSTLVTT
- a CDS encoding alpha/beta hydrolase, with the protein product MTQHEDVQFTSGDDRISGWLYRPATVGDAPLLVMAHGLGAVRTMRLDAYAERFSAAGYACLVFDYRNFGDSEGQPRQVLDIDLQLADWAAAVAYARTLDGVDHNRIALWGTSFGGGHVITTAARLPGIAAAVVQCPFTDSLASARTISHPWATARIAGRAIRDVIGARLGRPPVMIATAGHPGDVALMNTPDSYPGYLRLVPDGVELRNEIAARITMKIFTYRPGLLTAKIGCPILFCVCEYDSLAPADATLRHAAKAPRGEVHTYPEGHFAIYVDDAFERVVGDQLAFLDKHLKSE
- a CDS encoding YiaA/YiaB family inner membrane protein — its product is MEIPNGMSKNTAAFFIQAAVAFGVSFVSALGGILYLPLDSWQRLFLGITVLFLVSSAFTLAKVIRDHQEAATVRVRLDEARMEKLFAEHNPFTTAT
- the macS gene encoding MacS family sensor histidine kinase, with translation MTRPDPDPTTPLWRAAQVFRLLSCLYALGFQIAINPDLRRPALGWVLFAVLIGWSAACAIAYLRGFGRKPAWVVAELVIVVALMWSNRVITFEHWASENQTWPTTLWASNPTISAAIQLGPVRGMLTGLVVMATNFAVKNYFDLNMTHNASIIIELAIGMAIGLAAQTARRAHADLQRAAQLSAAVQERERLSREVHDGAIQVLALVAKRGHEIGGPTAELADLASEQERARRRWVTSTGIDEYGDRATIDLRTLLRHRESDRVSLSLPGTPVTLPRRVAAELAAAVGNALDNVSAHAGAGAHAFVLLEDLGDSVTVSVRDDGVGIADGRLQEAAEQGRLGISKSIVGRLESLGGSALLRSGAGEGTEWELSVPRDGGTK
- a CDS encoding response regulator → MTDDTAATVMVVDDHPIWRDAVARDLADDGFDVVATADSVAAARRRAAVVKPDVVVMDMRLSDGDGAQATAEVLAVSPETRVLVLSASDERDDVLEAVKAGATGYLVKSASKAELAEAVAATAAGRAVFTPSLAGLVLGEYRRIAQSKNTGPAGPSLTERETEVLRHVAKGLSAKQIAERLSLSHRTVENHIQATFRKLQVANRVELTRYAIEHGLDGGS
- a CDS encoding acyltransferase family protein, which codes for MQPLPTPAELAAQTPADRDRALDVIRIVSLIGVVTGHTVMAISVIRNHVLIWDNLLTTSVVFQALTWVLQIMPLFFFAGAAASLLSWRPGTNWGGWLMKRCTRLFRPVFYYLGFWAVALTLLYPFLPQHIYEPIAGVSIQLLWFLGAYVLVLAAMPALARITTRTRLVAGVGAVYATIALIDVTRLHWPAASALGYLNMAVWLIPAMFGVAYRRGLLTGRAALVTAAVAFAVDLALVCLGPYEVSLVGTGHHGLSNTSPPSLLQAGHAIVLSALAIAAMPAITRWAQRPRVWWWTALGNSGAMTLYLWHMPALLGMHLLFDLTGHPRYPGQPDYLAISVMQPLLMAAMVAVLFLVLRPLENNPLAGWDGAAVITSVGRGLAAGLLLCIAGVATLASIKWGLKDNGLMCVATMVTALLGARALAAAGRARP
- a CDS encoding TetR/AcrR family transcriptional regulator encodes the protein MSSESITRNGLTRREELLAVATKLFAARGYHGTRMDDVADVIGLNKATVYHYYASKSLILFDIYRQAAESTLQAVHDDPSWTAREALYQYTVRLLTNIAGNPEGAAVYFQEAPYITEWFTEEQVAEVREKESQVYEHVHGLIGRGIASGEFFECDTHVVALGYIGMTLGAYRWLRPDGRRSAKEIAAEFSTALLRGLIRDESIRTESPLGS
- a CDS encoding cytochrome P450 — encoded protein: MTMTTCPFGENFDFTDPDVLLAGLPVTQFAELRRTAPAWWNAQPESVFDDGGYWVISRHEDVKAVSRDSHLWSTNRKGAVMRLPEGVTADQLELTKALLINDDAPEHTRLRKLVSRLFTPRAIGGLEEKLAGAAKEIVRTAALKGDGDFVDDIAMKLPLLAIADLIGVPEVDRAKLFDWTNAIMNTDDPDFDADPTTANAELMAYAYNMADERRRCPADDIVTRLIQADIDGDALGDVEFAFFVILLAVAGNETTRNAMTHGMNAFLDNPEQWELFKRERPATAVDEIIRWASPVHCFQRTALTDVELGGVTVREGQRVGLFYSSANFDEDVFDNPFQFDVLHNPNPHLSFGGNGVHFCIGANLARMEIKLIFDELAEQLPDITKLAEPQRLRSGWINGVKRLDVAYRG